From one Mycobacterium colombiense CECT 3035 genomic stretch:
- a CDS encoding ATP-binding protein: MTEQFHLLRLQVINWGVFDGYHSIGFSEGGALIAGASGSGKSSLLDAISLGFLPFNRRNFNASGDNTAAGSSAGRRTVDKYVRGAWGQRSDAGTSKVMYLRGDGTAWSAIAVTYRSNTGRTVTGLVLKWLTGDSRSDSSSRFVLADGDRDIENVCNRWAAGRFDASVFKDDWRFSTKVESQYLAQLYATIGIRASDAAQQLLGKAKSLKSVGGLEQFVREFMLDEPSSLSRLPEALKQIDPLVDARELLAVAQRKRKILGDIEKIQQRYASESSDLGIIDLVDLPMVRAYTDHVRLAQCPAQIESLDATIDQLGNEYEDVTRQLNLAKAEGDSLHAQISGSSTSLGPLQSQVAAAEAQAEQVSRRRTAYESMLTTHGLDIPDTADEFWNLREELSTRATELLAKLDRGREASTDAEYAQKVARIARDDAARELKRVERVGSALPEFALTMREHICAAVGIDPGELPYIAELMDLRPEQSRWRVAVEKVLRGVGLRLLVPDSHYAAVLRFVNETNMGGRLQLHHVRARFVGAEVAEAEPNTLAGKLFVVDPTHACAAEAADVIAAAGDHICVDTPDVFARFRRAVTDTGLYKDSERLAIKDDRRPLKQADYIYQGDVAAKVDALTVDLANAEEAFRRARGVADQIAAERQQWRDRAAAFKAICDQFEQWTHVDTETADGHADRLREQFELLLADNPDIEALTARAEECWEQIQALMTRRGAIQTRRDDLDGRRTQLLELQERLAPAFVSEPLTDLLNRYAVDVPVALDLLNPEPHRDAVFTAIRREREQLRESRRRSYDELARILNTFDTAFPDAIPNDSDVFDERVHDYVALCRHIDERELPEAYERMMRLVTEQAPDAILTLHRVAEQEARRISEQIERVNTGLGAVEFNRGTRLTLRATSRSLTAVAELTEIVRAISRRIAEVGLGDKQAILDQYADILRLRNRLASTAPEDKAWTRDALDVRNRFTFDCAEWDVSTDELIRTHSNAGDNSGGEQEKLMAFCLAGALSFNLANPESADNKPVFAQLMLDEAFSKSDPQFAQQALQAFRKFGFQLVIVATVQNATTIQPYIDSVVMVSKREATGRNARPVATVSTKTITDFTALRHEMRTSAALVPAGV, translated from the coding sequence ATGACTGAACAGTTCCACCTGTTGCGCCTGCAGGTCATCAACTGGGGTGTCTTCGACGGCTATCACTCCATCGGGTTCAGCGAGGGTGGCGCGCTGATCGCCGGCGCTTCCGGCAGCGGCAAATCCTCACTGCTGGACGCCATTTCGCTGGGCTTCCTGCCGTTCAACCGGCGCAACTTCAATGCCTCCGGCGACAACACGGCCGCCGGATCGAGCGCGGGCAGGCGGACCGTCGACAAATACGTCCGCGGCGCCTGGGGTCAGCGCAGCGACGCCGGCACCAGCAAGGTCATGTACCTGCGCGGCGATGGCACCGCGTGGTCGGCGATCGCCGTCACCTACCGCAGCAACACCGGCCGCACCGTCACCGGCTTGGTGCTCAAGTGGCTCACCGGCGACTCTCGGTCTGACTCTTCGAGCCGGTTCGTGCTGGCCGACGGTGACCGCGACATCGAGAACGTCTGCAACCGCTGGGCCGCGGGCCGATTCGACGCCTCGGTGTTCAAGGACGACTGGCGGTTCTCCACCAAGGTGGAATCGCAGTACCTCGCCCAGCTGTACGCCACCATCGGCATCCGCGCCTCAGACGCCGCGCAGCAGCTGCTCGGCAAGGCCAAATCACTGAAAAGTGTTGGCGGCCTTGAGCAGTTCGTTCGCGAGTTCATGCTCGACGAGCCCAGCAGCCTGAGCCGGCTGCCCGAAGCGCTCAAGCAGATCGACCCCTTGGTCGACGCCCGTGAACTGCTGGCCGTCGCGCAACGCAAACGCAAGATCCTCGGCGACATCGAAAAGATCCAGCAGCGCTACGCCTCGGAGTCGTCCGACCTGGGGATCATCGACCTCGTCGACCTGCCGATGGTCCGCGCCTACACCGATCATGTCCGGCTCGCGCAGTGCCCCGCGCAGATCGAATCGCTCGACGCCACCATCGACCAGCTCGGCAACGAATACGAAGACGTCACCCGCCAGCTCAATCTTGCCAAGGCCGAAGGTGATTCGCTGCACGCGCAGATCAGCGGATCCAGCACCAGCCTCGGGCCGCTGCAGTCGCAGGTGGCCGCCGCAGAGGCGCAGGCCGAGCAGGTCTCGCGCCGGCGCACCGCCTACGAATCGATGCTCACCACGCATGGTCTCGACATCCCGGACACCGCCGACGAATTCTGGAATCTGCGCGAGGAACTCAGCACGCGGGCCACCGAGCTGTTGGCCAAACTGGATCGCGGCCGGGAAGCCTCGACCGATGCCGAGTACGCCCAGAAGGTCGCCCGCATCGCCCGCGATGACGCCGCCAGGGAACTCAAACGCGTCGAGCGTGTCGGCTCGGCGCTTCCGGAATTCGCGCTCACCATGCGCGAACACATCTGCGCCGCTGTGGGTATCGATCCCGGTGAGCTGCCCTATATCGCCGAGTTGATGGATCTGCGGCCCGAGCAGAGCCGCTGGCGCGTCGCGGTCGAAAAGGTGCTGCGCGGTGTGGGCCTGCGGCTGCTCGTCCCCGACAGCCACTACGCGGCGGTGCTGCGGTTCGTCAACGAGACCAACATGGGTGGGCGACTGCAGCTGCATCACGTCCGCGCCCGGTTCGTCGGCGCGGAGGTCGCCGAGGCCGAGCCGAACACGTTGGCGGGCAAGCTGTTCGTGGTCGACCCGACCCACGCCTGCGCCGCCGAGGCAGCCGACGTCATCGCCGCAGCCGGTGATCACATCTGCGTCGACACCCCCGATGTGTTCGCCCGCTTCCGGCGCGCGGTCACCGACACCGGCCTTTACAAGGACTCCGAGCGTCTCGCCATCAAGGACGACCGCCGGCCGCTCAAGCAGGCCGACTACATCTACCAGGGCGATGTGGCCGCCAAGGTCGACGCGCTGACCGTGGATCTCGCCAACGCCGAAGAGGCGTTTCGCCGCGCCCGCGGCGTCGCCGACCAGATCGCCGCCGAGCGTCAGCAGTGGCGGGACCGGGCCGCGGCGTTCAAGGCGATCTGCGATCAATTCGAGCAGTGGACCCACGTCGACACCGAGACCGCCGACGGGCACGCCGATCGGCTGCGCGAGCAGTTCGAACTGCTGCTCGCCGACAATCCCGATATCGAGGCCCTCACGGCCCGCGCCGAGGAGTGCTGGGAGCAGATCCAGGCTTTGATGACCCGCCGCGGCGCCATCCAGACCCGCCGCGACGACCTCGACGGTCGCCGCACCCAGCTGCTCGAGTTGCAGGAACGGCTCGCTCCGGCGTTCGTGTCCGAGCCCTTGACCGACCTGCTGAACCGCTACGCCGTCGACGTGCCGGTTGCCCTGGACCTGCTCAACCCGGAACCGCACCGCGACGCGGTCTTCACCGCGATCCGGCGCGAACGCGAACAACTGCGCGAAAGCCGCAGGCGCTCATACGATGAGCTCGCGCGCATCCTCAACACCTTCGACACCGCGTTCCCCGACGCGATCCCCAACGACAGCGACGTGTTCGACGAACGCGTGCACGATTACGTCGCGCTGTGCCGCCACATCGACGAGCGGGAACTGCCCGAGGCCTACGAGCGCATGATGCGACTGGTCACCGAGCAGGCGCCCGACGCCATCCTGACCCTGCACCGGGTCGCCGAGCAGGAGGCCCGGCGGATCAGCGAACAGATCGAACGCGTCAACACCGGTCTGGGGGCGGTCGAGTTCAACCGCGGCACCCGCCTCACCCTGCGCGCCACCTCGCGCAGCCTGACCGCCGTCGCCGAACTCACCGAGATCGTGCGGGCCATCTCGCGGCGCATCGCCGAGGTCGGCCTCGGCGACAAGCAGGCCATCCTGGATCAGTACGCCGACATCTTGCGGCTGCGCAACCGATTGGCATCGACCGCGCCGGAAGACAAGGCCTGGACGCGCGACGCCCTCGACGTCCGCAACCGGTTCACCTTCGACTGCGCCGAGTGGGATGTCAGCACCGACGAGCTGATCCGCACCCACAGCAACGCCGGCGACAACTCGGGCGGCGAGCAGGAGAAGCTGATGGCCTTCTGCCTGGCCGGTGCGCTGAGCTTCAACCTGGCCAATCCCGAAAGTGCGGACAACAAACCGGTTTTCGCCCAGCTGATGCTCGACGAAGCGTTCTCCAAGTCCGACCCGCAGTTCGCGCAGCAGGCGCTGCAGGCCTTCCGCAAGTTCGGCTTCCAGCTGGTAATCGTGGCGACCGTGCAGAACGCCACCACCATCCAGCCCTACATCGACAGCGTGGTGATGGTGTCCAAGCGCGAAGCCACCGGGCGCAACGCCCGTCCGGTGGCGACGGTCAGCACCAAGACGATCACCGACTTCACCGCGCTGCGGCACGAGATGCGAACGTCGGCGGCGCTGGTCCCGGCCGGGGTGTGA
- a CDS encoding DUF4194 domain-containing protein has translation MTVEETVDYSGFSALPQVDQTARVPQQRRPRFDGDVSELPDRACWALQQLLTRRYISAEADRDVYTWVLEYRAQLSVRLSELDLLLRIVEGADVAFVEQARYESARGVKLLRREPLGTYDSILALHLAQMMRASGDQAVVISRDEMHGLFSGVLNDVDRDAVTFTARIDGAIARLTSLEILRKTRDDEDSYTVSPVINAVMTASVITELQQQFEILLRGGVPDERGHDDEEGDDD, from the coding sequence GTGACCGTCGAAGAGACCGTCGACTACAGCGGGTTCTCCGCGCTCCCCCAGGTCGACCAGACGGCCCGCGTCCCGCAGCAGCGCCGTCCCCGGTTCGACGGCGACGTGTCCGAGCTGCCCGACCGCGCCTGCTGGGCATTGCAACAGCTGCTGACGCGCCGCTACATCAGTGCCGAAGCCGATCGCGACGTCTACACCTGGGTGCTGGAGTACCGCGCGCAACTGTCGGTCAGGCTGTCCGAATTGGACCTGCTGCTTCGCATCGTCGAGGGCGCTGACGTCGCGTTCGTCGAACAGGCCCGCTACGAATCCGCCCGGGGCGTCAAGCTTTTGCGTCGTGAACCGCTGGGCACCTACGACTCGATCCTGGCGTTGCACCTGGCGCAGATGATGCGCGCCTCGGGTGATCAGGCCGTCGTGATCAGCCGCGACGAAATGCACGGGCTGTTCTCCGGTGTGCTCAACGACGTCGACCGCGACGCCGTCACGTTCACCGCCCGCATCGACGGGGCCATCGCGCGCCTGACATCGCTGGAGATCCTGCGCAAGACCCGCGACGACGAGGACAGCTACACCGTCAGCCCGGTCATCAACGCCGTGATGACGGCCTCGGTGATCACCGAACTGCAGCAGCAGTTCGAGATCCTGCTGCGCGGCGGCGTCCCCGACGAGCGGGGCCACGACGACGAGGAGGGTGACGATGACTGA
- a CDS encoding TetR/AcrR family transcriptional regulator yields the protein MYSLIGWSRVETSTKERLVREAMRLFSQQGYRATSINQIEKAAGLVPGCGALYNHFKSKDALLAAGIDRQLDRRRAMHDISAVFAGQGDLRTELSLLCRYLMSVLDRESEFLQVAARTPADQSPRLNHAYAALVDGLYSELADWIKGCAPTVNDTEAKRIAVVAINALLGKRATRIVFHSPQVDTPDDEFVSDWTAMLAGRIEQPARPQ from the coding sequence ATGTACTCACTTATAGGATGGTCAAGGGTGGAAACCTCGACAAAAGAGCGCCTGGTCCGCGAGGCCATGCGGCTTTTCAGCCAGCAGGGCTACCGCGCGACCAGCATCAATCAAATTGAGAAGGCCGCCGGCCTGGTGCCCGGCTGCGGCGCGCTCTACAACCACTTCAAGTCCAAAGATGCGCTGCTGGCCGCGGGTATCGATCGCCAGCTCGACCGACGCCGCGCGATGCATGACATCAGCGCCGTATTCGCCGGGCAAGGCGACCTGCGCACCGAACTGTCGCTATTGTGCCGGTACCTGATGAGCGTTCTCGATCGGGAAAGCGAATTCCTCCAAGTCGCAGCCCGAACCCCCGCCGATCAGTCGCCTCGCCTGAACCACGCCTACGCCGCCCTCGTCGACGGGCTCTACAGCGAACTCGCCGACTGGATAAAGGGTTGCGCGCCAACGGTCAACGACACTGAAGCCAAGAGGATCGCCGTCGTCGCCATCAATGCTCTGCTCGGAAAACGCGCTACCCGCATCGTCTTCCATAGTCCCCAAGTCGACACACCCGATGACGAATTCGTCAGCGACTGGACGGCGATGTTGGCAGGTCGAATCGAACAGCCCGCCAGGCCGCAGTGA
- a CDS encoding biotin carboxylase, whose translation MGQEPRRTLNGLSDIRAFFHTNKVPLYFISPTPFNLLGVDRWIRNFFYLTYFDSFEGTHSRVFVPRRRDRRDFESMDEVCSHLLSDPETLEFIAGKGPGGKCCFVMMNEEIQALARSAGLEVMHPPIELRQRLGSKIVMTRLADEAGVPSVPNTIGRAVSYDELRALADGAGLGDDLVISIAYGNAGSGTFFVHGQRDWDEHAGDLVGQDLKVMKRIRNVEVCLEGAVTRHGTVVGPAMTSLVGYSELTPSRGSWCGNDIWHEVLPPAQTHAAREMVTKLGDVMRHEGYLGYFEVDLLHDLDADELYLGEVNPRLSGASPMTNLTAEAYADMPLFLFHLLEYMGVEYELDIDEINTRWERGYGEDEVWGQVILTETSPDIEMFTATPRTGVWRIDDDGRVSFSRTANDWATLLDGSEAFYMRVAAPGDLRSEGAQLGVLVTRSHLQTDDYRLSERCQRWVKGMKAKFVSTPLTPAAPIVSRLVARA comes from the coding sequence ATGGGACAAGAGCCGCGCCGGACGCTGAACGGGCTTTCGGACATACGCGCGTTCTTTCACACCAACAAGGTGCCGCTGTACTTCATCTCTCCCACCCCGTTCAACCTGCTCGGCGTAGACCGCTGGATACGAAACTTCTTCTACCTGACCTACTTTGACTCTTTCGAGGGCACGCACTCGCGCGTGTTCGTGCCCCGACGGCGCGACCGCCGCGATTTCGAGTCGATGGACGAGGTGTGCAGCCACCTGCTATCCGATCCCGAGACGCTCGAGTTCATCGCGGGCAAAGGCCCCGGCGGCAAGTGCTGCTTTGTGATGATGAACGAGGAAATCCAGGCGCTCGCGCGGTCGGCAGGTCTCGAGGTCATGCATCCGCCGATCGAGTTGCGCCAGCGCCTGGGCTCCAAGATCGTCATGACGCGCCTGGCCGACGAGGCGGGAGTGCCCAGTGTGCCCAACACAATCGGGCGGGCCGTCTCCTACGACGAATTGCGGGCGCTCGCCGACGGCGCTGGCTTGGGAGACGACCTTGTCATCTCGATCGCGTACGGCAACGCCGGCAGCGGGACGTTCTTTGTGCACGGTCAGCGCGACTGGGACGAGCATGCCGGCGACCTGGTCGGGCAGGACCTCAAGGTGATGAAGCGGATCCGCAACGTGGAGGTGTGCCTCGAGGGGGCCGTGACGCGCCACGGCACGGTCGTCGGGCCCGCCATGACGAGCCTGGTCGGTTATTCGGAACTCACGCCGAGCCGGGGCAGCTGGTGTGGCAACGACATCTGGCACGAGGTGCTGCCGCCGGCCCAGACGCATGCCGCGCGAGAAATGGTGACCAAGCTCGGCGACGTCATGCGCCACGAGGGTTACCTCGGCTACTTCGAAGTGGACCTTCTGCATGACCTCGACGCCGACGAGCTCTACCTCGGCGAGGTGAATCCGCGGCTGAGTGGCGCGAGCCCGATGACGAACCTCACCGCCGAGGCCTACGCCGACATGCCGCTGTTCCTCTTTCACCTGCTCGAGTACATGGGTGTGGAGTACGAGCTCGATATCGATGAGATCAACACCCGCTGGGAGCGCGGTTATGGCGAGGACGAGGTCTGGGGCCAGGTGATACTGACCGAGACCTCGCCGGATATCGAGATGTTCACCGCGACGCCCCGCACCGGCGTGTGGCGCATCGACGACGATGGCCGGGTCTCCTTTTCGCGGACCGCCAACGACTGGGCCACGCTGCTCGACGGCTCCGAGGCCTTTTACATGCGGGTCGCGGCGCCAGGCGACTTACGTTCGGAGGGCGCCCAACTCGGCGTGCTCGTCACCCGCTCACACCTGCAGACGGACGATTATCGGCTCAGCGAGCGCTGCCAGCGCTGGGTCAAGGGGATGAAGGCGAAGTTCGTCTCGACGCCCCTGACGCCCGCCGCGCCGATCGTCTCCCGGCTCGTCGCACGCGCGTGA
- a CDS encoding DUF899 domain-containing protein, with product MTTKYTALPPVVDQHTWRAALDELRKREKAATRELDAIAAQRRRLPMVELADYTLIGADGPIRLTDIFDGRSQLIVYHHMWSDGAQWQCGGCTGFTSQFTRLEFLDNYDARFVIVTNGPIEEALAYKHRVGNRMDWYSSSQSTFGADMDAPPGGGFGVNVFLRDGDTVYRTWHTNGRGTEQLSHSFGLIDILPWGRQEEWLDSPEGWPARPTYSGWLDSPAIAAAYGPDRS from the coding sequence ATGACCACGAAATACACGGCGTTGCCCCCGGTCGTCGATCAGCACACCTGGCGCGCCGCGCTCGACGAATTGCGGAAACGCGAGAAAGCCGCGACCCGTGAACTGGATGCGATCGCCGCCCAGCGTCGGCGGCTGCCAATGGTCGAACTGGCCGACTACACCCTGATCGGTGCCGACGGTCCAATCCGGCTGACCGACATCTTCGACGGCCGTTCGCAGTTGATCGTCTACCACCACATGTGGTCGGACGGCGCGCAGTGGCAATGCGGCGGATGCACGGGCTTCACATCGCAATTCACCCGGCTGGAGTTCCTCGACAACTACGACGCCCGGTTCGTCATCGTCACCAACGGACCGATCGAGGAAGCGCTCGCCTACAAGCACCGGGTGGGCAATCGGATGGACTGGTATTCGTCATCGCAGAGCACGTTCGGCGCCGACATGGACGCGCCGCCGGGCGGTGGTTTCGGGGTCAACGTGTTCTTACGCGACGGCGACACGGTGTATCGCACGTGGCATACCAACGGGCGAGGCACCGAGCAGCTCAGTCACTCCTTCGGGCTGATCGACATCCTGCCGTGGGGTCGCCAGGAGGAATGGCTCGATTCGCCCGAGGGCTGGCCCGCGCGGCCCACCTACTCGGGGTGGCTCGACTCCCCCGCTATCGCGGCCGCATACGGACCGGACCGATCATGA
- a CDS encoding serine hydrolase domain-containing protein yields the protein MKGAPAGISLDNWLAAPYAQWSFQHVEDFVPTATISRGTRPVAALPAATSALSEIPVTSNGGVTTTVGGVMATTGTDGWAVCHRGSMVAEEYLGDLGARTRHLLFSVSKSLVAAVAGALHGAGVLSLDAPVSKYVPALADCGYAGATVRQLLDMRSGIGFSENYQDPAAEIHLLDQAMGWAPRNSPDAPATLQEFLLTLRQKSPHGGPFEYRSCETDVLGWICEVAGGLRMPALMSELLWSRIGAECDATIGVDAEGTGFFDGGISGCLTDMIRFGSLFVRDGVSLTGQQAVPAAWIADTLDGGADSRQAFAASPDDNEMPGGMYRNQMWFPYPGNDVVLCQGMCGQMIYVNRRAGLVAAKVSTQLDSHEPHMLDTLLAFDAVARELD from the coding sequence GTGAAAGGCGCCCCGGCTGGCATCTCACTGGACAACTGGCTCGCGGCGCCCTACGCGCAGTGGTCTTTCCAGCACGTCGAAGACTTCGTGCCGACTGCGACGATCTCGCGCGGGACCCGACCGGTCGCGGCGTTGCCCGCGGCCACCTCTGCGCTCTCGGAGATCCCGGTGACCAGCAATGGCGGGGTGACCACCACCGTGGGGGGCGTGATGGCCACCACCGGCACCGACGGGTGGGCCGTCTGTCACCGCGGGTCGATGGTGGCCGAGGAATACCTCGGTGATCTGGGGGCGCGGACGCGGCACCTACTGTTCTCCGTGAGCAAGTCGCTGGTGGCGGCGGTCGCCGGTGCGCTGCACGGTGCCGGCGTGCTTTCGCTCGACGCTCCGGTGTCGAAATATGTTCCAGCACTTGCAGATTGCGGTTACGCGGGCGCAACGGTGCGCCAGCTGCTGGACATGAGGTCGGGCATCGGCTTCTCGGAGAACTATCAAGACCCGGCCGCCGAAATACACCTCCTCGACCAGGCAATGGGCTGGGCGCCCAGGAACAGTCCCGACGCCCCCGCCACGTTGCAGGAGTTCCTGTTGACCTTGCGGCAGAAGTCGCCTCATGGCGGCCCGTTCGAATACCGTTCCTGCGAAACCGATGTGCTGGGCTGGATCTGCGAGGTCGCCGGCGGCCTGCGCATGCCCGCGTTGATGTCGGAACTGCTGTGGAGTCGCATCGGCGCCGAATGCGACGCAACCATCGGCGTGGACGCCGAAGGCACAGGGTTTTTCGACGGCGGCATCAGTGGCTGCCTTACCGACATGATCCGATTCGGTTCGCTCTTTGTGCGCGACGGGGTTTCGCTGACCGGCCAACAAGCGGTGCCGGCCGCGTGGATCGCCGACACCCTCGATGGCGGCGCCGACTCGCGACAGGCGTTCGCCGCCAGCCCCGACGACAACGAGATGCCCGGCGGGATGTACCGCAACCAGATGTGGTTTCCGTATCCGGGCAACGACGTCGTGTTGTGCCAGGGCATGTGCGGTCAGATGATCTACGTCAACCGTCGCGCGGGGCTGGTCGCCGCGAAGGTGTCCACCCAATTGGACTCGCACGAACCGCACATGCTCGACACGTTGCTCGCATTCGACGCAGTAGCACGCGAATTGGATTGA
- a CDS encoding cytochrome P450 has product MDLKTRLHWFFGYGLARATLKVLARRRDPFAELVIDNNRPDNALRLIEQLRARGRMSPVIAGWVTADAQLVREMLRDDRFRTAKPHDRSPFRIAQWALAKTNPGVLNGLEPPSLLVIDPPEHERLRRLVSRAFTPRAIDRLRHRIQEIANAVVDDLDGHAGCDLIADYASRIPIEVIAELLGIPREEIPYLHTLAEPGAKLLTTTVPSWADFQTALTALREFERYIDAHIERLRRSGGDTSILSAVLEETELTRLEVRMFAGLLLGAGFITTTHAFGNAVVTLVDHPDQLARLRANPDGWPNAIEETLRYNCVAQFGARVASQTVQIDGHTVLEGSTVFLSIAGANRDPAVFERPDEFDATRVNARDHIGFGTGVHACLGAPLARMELNVGLQALFERFPDLTLAGAPIPNDSTLLHGIKYLPVHLGPARVGAG; this is encoded by the coding sequence ATGGACCTCAAAACCCGGTTGCATTGGTTCTTCGGCTACGGGCTGGCTCGCGCGACGCTGAAGGTGCTCGCTCGACGGCGAGATCCCTTCGCGGAGTTGGTGATCGATAACAACCGGCCCGACAACGCGCTTCGCCTCATCGAGCAGCTCCGCGCGCGGGGGCGTATGTCGCCGGTGATCGCCGGCTGGGTCACCGCCGACGCGCAGCTCGTGCGTGAGATGTTGCGTGACGACAGGTTTCGTACCGCCAAACCCCACGACCGGTCGCCCTTTCGGATCGCTCAGTGGGCGTTGGCGAAAACGAATCCCGGTGTGCTGAACGGTCTGGAGCCGCCGTCTTTGCTGGTCATCGACCCACCCGAGCATGAACGCCTCCGGCGCCTGGTGTCGCGGGCGTTCACTCCGCGGGCGATCGACCGGCTGCGCCACCGCATCCAGGAGATCGCCAACGCCGTGGTCGACGATCTCGACGGCCACGCGGGTTGCGACCTGATCGCCGACTACGCCTCGCGGATCCCCATCGAGGTCATCGCCGAGCTGCTGGGCATCCCCCGCGAAGAAATTCCCTATCTGCACACGTTGGCCGAACCGGGCGCCAAGCTGCTCACCACCACGGTGCCGTCGTGGGCGGATTTCCAGACGGCGCTGACGGCGTTGCGCGAGTTCGAACGCTACATAGACGCGCACATCGAACGGCTCCGCCGCAGTGGCGGCGACACCAGCATCTTGTCTGCGGTCCTGGAAGAAACCGAGCTGACCCGCCTCGAAGTCAGGATGTTCGCTGGCCTGCTGCTCGGTGCCGGGTTCATCACCACCACCCACGCATTCGGTAACGCCGTGGTGACGCTCGTCGATCACCCCGACCAGTTGGCCCGCCTTCGGGCGAATCCCGACGGCTGGCCCAACGCGATCGAAGAGACGCTGCGCTACAACTGCGTCGCCCAATTCGGCGCCCGGGTGGCCAGCCAAACGGTGCAGATCGACGGTCACACCGTGCTGGAAGGCTCGACCGTCTTCCTCAGCATCGCCGGAGCCAACCGCGATCCAGCCGTCTTCGAGCGCCCCGACGAATTCGACGCCACCCGCGTCAACGCGCGGGATCACATCGGGTTCGGCACGGGTGTTCACGCCTGCCTGGGCGCGCCGCTCGCCCGCATGGAGCTGAACGTCGGTCTGCAGGCGCTCTTCGAGCGCTTTCCCGACCTCACGCTCGCGGGCGCGCCGATCCCCAACGACAGCACCCTGCTGCACGGCATCAAGTACCTCCCCGTCCACCTCGGACCCGCCAGGGTTGGCGCCGGCTGA
- a CDS encoding SRPBCC family protein, whose translation MSAAERYVVTRTIAATAAEVFAVLADPSRHRNTEPTDWVRDAVDTAPITGAGQMFAMNMYLTQAGGDYVTHNLVNVFERDRAIGWLPGILDDSGNHTPGGWFWRYDLAPNGDRTDVTLTYDWSGTPQAFRDRVGQMPIFGEDYLGASLATLERSVAS comes from the coding sequence ATGAGCGCCGCCGAACGATACGTCGTCACAAGGACCATCGCCGCCACCGCGGCCGAGGTTTTCGCCGTCCTCGCCGACCCGTCCCGCCATCGGAACACCGAGCCCACCGACTGGGTCCGCGACGCGGTGGACACCGCGCCGATCACGGGCGCGGGCCAGATGTTCGCGATGAACATGTACCTCACGCAGGCGGGCGGCGACTACGTCACGCACAACCTGGTGAATGTGTTCGAGCGCGACCGCGCCATCGGGTGGCTACCGGGCATCCTCGACGATTCGGGTAACCACACTCCCGGCGGTTGGTTCTGGCGTTACGACCTCGCCCCAAACGGTGATCGCACGGACGTCACCCTCACCTATGACTGGAGCGGGACGCCGCAGGCATTCCGGGACCGCGTCGGACAGATGCCGATTTTCGGCGAGGATTACCTCGGCGCGTCGCTGGCCACCCTTGAGCGATCGGTCGCGAGCTAA